A stretch of DNA from Schistocerca americana isolate TAMUIC-IGC-003095 chromosome 3, iqSchAmer2.1, whole genome shotgun sequence:
cagggaacctacaccttgcagcactggctgtacagtgtgtctaaggcactcagcctgacccggttgcctccaaacacgtctccgacaattgtctggttgaaggcatatgcgacactcatcggtgaagagaacgtgacgccaatcccacgcggtccattcggcatgttgttgggcccctctgtaccgcgctgcatggtgtcgtggttgcaaacatgaacctcgccatggacgttgggagtgaagttgatcatcatgcagcctattgcgcacagtttgagtagtaacacggcGTTCTGTCCTgctcgaaaagcattgttcaacatggtggctttgctgtcagggctcctccgagccataatccgtaggtagcgatcatccactgcagtagtagccctttggtggCTTCATAGAGGCATGTCattcacagttcctgtccctctgtatctcctccatgtcagagctaaatcgcttttgttcacttcgagacgcctggacatttcacttgttgaaagcccttcctgccacaaagtaacaatgcggacgcgatccaaccgcggtattgaccgtctaggcatggttgaactacagaaagcacgagccgtgtacctccttcctgatggaatgagtggaactgatcggctgtcggaacccctgcgtcttataggcgctgctcatgcacgattgttgacatctttgtgcgggtttagtgacatctcaggacaatgaaagggactgtgtctgtgatacaatatccacagtcaagtctatcttcaggagttctgggaaccgcgatGATGCAGGacttttttgctgtgtgtataaCGAATAGCATTAATATTTGGTACAACACTTAAGTATGCAGAACTCGAAATTTTTACCCATGCGGCAAAAAACACAACCTGATGTCAAGCAACAACAAAAATAGCACAGCAGAACATTctttatgagatcaaaagtattccgacacctggctgaaaatgacttacaagttcgagaCGTCTTCCtacggtagtgctggaattcaatatgttgttggcccactcttagccttgatgacagcttccactctcgcaggcatacgttcaatcaggtgctggaaggtttcttcgggaatggcagcccattatgcAGGGAGTGGTGCACTGTGAAGAGGTATCGACCTCGGTCAGTGAAGCCTGACACGAAGtccacgttccaaaacatcccaaacgtattcagtaggattcagatcaggactctgtgcaggccagtccattacagggatgttattgtcatgtaaccacttcgccagaggcggtgcattatgaacaggtgctcgatcttattGAAAGACGGAATCGCCATCCCAgaaatgctcttcaacaatgggaagcaagaaggtgagtaaaatatcaatgtaggcctgtgctgtgatagtgccacgccaaacaacaataggtgcaagcctcctccatgaaaacacgacaaatccataacaccaccgcctccgaattttgctgttgccacagcacacgcttgcagatgacgttcaccgtggaTTCGCCATACCACAacctgccaacggatcgccacattgcgtaccgtgattcgtcactccacacaacgttttaccactgttaaattgtccaatgtttacgctccttacaccaagcgaggcgtcgtttggcctttaccggcgtgatgtgtggcttatgagcagccgcttgaccatgaagtataagttttctcacctcctgcctaactgtcatagtacttacagtggctcctgatgcagtttggaattcctgtgtgatggtctggatagatgtatgcttgttacacattacgactctcttcaactgtcggcgctctctgtcagtcagcagacgaggttggcctgtacgcttttgtgctttacgtctcccttcacttttccacttcactatcacatcggaaactgtggatcAAGGTATGTTTAGGAGtctgtaaatctcgcgtacagacgtataacacaagtgacaacaTGTCAGCTGACCACgctcgaagcccgtgagttccgcggagcgccgcattctgctctctcacgatatctaatcaCTACCGAGgaccctgatatggagtacctggcagtaggtagcagcacaatgcacgtaatatgaaaaacttatattATGGGGGTGTCCGCTTATGGCGGTTTCTAGTGCAAATTCCTTCACGTGTTTCTAAAATCATCTTGAGATTCAAGTGTGACATGCTTCTTCACCTTACAGCAACCATATCATAGTACTTCTACTTTTGAGGTtgttgtgttgttctttgttttgtgtttatgttttgGTAACTGCAAATTACCTGCTTTCACTTTTGTGAAGAGATTTTCGCAGAAGGAAAGTCTtgtgtggaacgactgctgcacacgtgctagcatttcagtagAGATatctgagcaggctgcagtaatacgttgtTGCATATCATCGGTTGTAGTtaagtccttgtagacagcgtctttcagctttccccagagAAAAAAGTCTAGTGGCGTCAAATCCGAGGAACGGAGCAGGCTAGGTTCAGGTCGTCTGCGTCCCGTCCAACGATTTGGCAACATATCGTGAAGACTTGCTGTAGTAGTTCGTGCACTATGGACTGCATCATGTTGGTACTACAGCTTCCTCCTAGTGAGGaggggaacgtcttctagcatccgtgtaaGATGGTCTGCtgggaggctgtgatacttgtgcgctcTCAGTGCTATGACTAGCAAGTCGTGATGCACTCAAACCACACACAACCCCGTACTTAGCGATACGCAGACTGAATGGTACAAAGAACTGTCGCtatgagaacttttcaaaatacgatatttctCACACTATTCGcggtagaatcctgcaacaaaaaaCAGCTATTCTAATTTGCCCTACTTTTAGAATGTTAATGTCAatctccatttaaaaaagtgtatatttgTACAAAACATACACTTTACAAATATACTGTGTATGGTATCCTGCTCTTAATACATGTTGTTACCCTCTTTTATCCCGTATCTTCAAACGGTCGTCATGTTAATTATTTGATAGGCCTATATTAGAAAGAGAGGGTGGCCCTATGACTTTCGTGTCACCACCCTTTCCAATGCGGGACAAAATCTGTTTCCCGGCATACTACGTGTagtgttaaaatttaaaatgactGCGAAAACTGTAACTGTTGCCGAACGtcggaaccagcccggtattcacttattCGAATGTGGGAAACGGCCTAAAGATCACATCTAGGCTTGCTTGCCGGTACGGCACTCGCccttaatccgccgagcggattcggtctggggccggcgcgcctccccTAATCGCGGAAGTGGCACGCTACCAGAAGCGGTTTTCCAGGTTGGTCACTTGAGTCACATAGCTCAAGGGTATTTTTCTATACTAGTTGCTGTTTAATgacgatattttctttttttttttggtttatgcTACGTCCCTTGATGTTTGTTACTGCTGTGTAAATAGCTTTTACAATACTCGATTTAATTTATTTGCGATAAATATTTCTCATATTAATAAGAGTATTATCATATCACTCATCTTACCAGTACTAGTTTTTCTCAAAGTAGGAAATTCTCCTAATCAAAACAGCctgacttttacaaaattgttaaggctttcgtggtcactcgtcgacaaactgcctattggcttctgtctcgagttcttcagCCGAcgctcatctgatgattttactgacgtttcgccagaacgagtggctggcgttgtcaaagcttcCCCCTCAATTGCCGGTGGTgtactggagccgagctcgcggccgcagactatatgtacctggcgcgccaacgtccgaggactTCTCCGCGGTTATTTCCGGTGCGCTTCTCTTCTAGCtatctgcgacggtcgttcgctgcagtacgggaagcctggATTCGTTTACCTTTagactttcctctttcttgttgaagctgttggagtgtttttgtatttctacggcttctctgaacaagcgggtgagATAGTGCATGTCtagagccagaacttccgtgtcggcaaatgttactacgtggtcggtctcactcagtgcgtgctctgccacagccgatttctccaccgGCCCCAACCAGcaatgatcctggtgttgattgatggTCCATTCATTCCGTTGACGCGCCAGATACATATAGTCTaaggccgcgagctcggctccagttcaccaccggcaatggagggtgaagctttgacaatgccagccattcgtgctggcgaaacgtcagtaaaatcatcagatgaacgtcggccgaagaacccgagacagaagccaataggcagtttttcAGCCTGACTTTTCTTTTAAAAATCACCAATACTATGTAATTATAATTGTAAATTTTTTCCGAAGTTTGCAGCATATTCACTACGTCATTGGTTAATGCTGACAGCCAGTATCGCAATTTACACTTCACGCAGCCAGTCCCTTCATGTGGTATGGGTCttaaacatattcctttcctcgtctgtTTATTGAGTACTTCGTCGATTGGCACACTTCGTCGAATTCAAACGTTTCGATTCTGTTCGCAGTGAAGAACGCCTGCTCGTGCGGTTAGAGCAGGAGTGCATGAAACAGAACCCTACCGTCTAACAGTAACGTACAATAACAGAAACTGTTGGCAGCTGAATACTCACCGAAAGTGGAACACAATGTACTTGAATTCCTGGTAGCGACTGATATAAAACCTAAGTGAGACGCTTGGGGTTTCGTGACATATTTTTAAGCCTCCCATAGGGGTTGTTACAGATAAAAGTTGGTACGGTATAGGAAGCTGCCTTGCACACCAGGAGTGCGCTAGCGCAAATACCTGCTAGGTGTCATTCAGTGGTCCAGGCCGAGCAGCGGAAGGTCGGCTGCACTACTTTCACGAACCTCTGCCGGCGACCTCCTGCGTATATATACGGGTCATCTGCAGACGTCGGCACAgtccagcggcagcagcagcagcagcaacagcagcagaccCAGTCCAGAAACCTCTACCACCAACATGAAGTTCCTGGTGAGTGCGATTCACCGTGGGGTAGTACAACAGTGGTGTTCACTGGGCAGCGTCTAGGAATACGCTCAAGACCTGAACGATTTTTCACAAAAAGAATCTACATTCACGGATTCAGTGATCTTGTACTGTTATTCTGCGTACAACTGCACTCGATCGTGCAGGGCACTGAGAAAAGAGAGAGTTGACAACGGAATGGAGTCGATACTGCGTCTATTACGTGGCTCTTTGTGATGTAAATCCGCctaggttcaaataacagaatccatgaaacttcctggcagattaaacctgtgtgcccgaccgagactcgaactcgggacctttgcctttcgcgggcaagtggtctaccatctgagctaccgaagcacgactacggcccggtcttcacagctttacttctgccagtatctctctcctacgaaccctgcagaactagcactcctgaaagaaaggatactgcggagacatggcttagccacagcctgggggatgtttccaaagtgagattttcactctgcagcggagtgtgcgctgatatgaaacttcctggcagattaaaactgtgtgcctgaccgagactcgaactcgggacctttgccttttgcggacaagtgcttgggtatctctgttggtagagcatttgcccgcgaaaggcaaacgtcccgagttcgagtatcggtctggtacacagttttaatctgccaggaagtttcatatcggcgcacactgcgctgcagagcgaaaatctcattctggaaacatcccccagactgtggctaagccatgtctccgcaatatcctttcttccaggactgctagtcctCCAAGATtcacacgagagcttctgtaaagtttggtaggtaggagacgaggtactggaggaagtacagctgtgaggacggggcatgagtcgtgcttgagtagctcagttggtagcgcacttgcccgccaaaggcaaaggtcccgaattcgagtctcgatccgcaccactgttttaatctgccaggacgtttcatgtcatcgcacactccgctgcagagcgaaaatttcattctggaagcgtaTTGTTTGCTAATAATTTACGACTACGCAGAGCACGATCGACATCGCTCACTTGAACTAGTTACAGATATTGCCTTATAAAAATATTATACTAGTTACGTGAACAGTATTCGTCATTCACAATCGCTACAGCCCTCTCCTCATACGACAGTCTCATACCACTTACGATAACTTTATTCATCGCAAATTCGGAACTCAGCAACATGCACCACACAAGAGCACATTCCCCACATTAATAAGCTGCCATCAGGTTTTTCAACTCAATGTTATCCTTCTGTAAAAGGAAACAACTTACGCTCACACAGATTTCTATCTTGCGTTGTTATCCACGGAACAGCttttagccagccggagtggccgagcggttctaggcgctacagtctggaaccgcgcggccgctacggtcgcaggttcgaattctgcctcgtgcatggatgtctgtgatgtccttaagttagttaggtttaagtagttctaagttctacgggcctgatgacctcagcagttcagtcccatagtacccagagccatttgaaccatttgaaaagcttTTAGCGTGAGAGTTGGGCTTAAAGTATTGATATGAAGGTCACCAAGAATGAATACACTGAGAGAATTAGTGTTCTACAGCACCAGTCTTCCGGTTTCAGATCGTCCTGAGTGCTGTTGTGGCCGTGGCCCTGGCCAAGCCCGGCTTCCTGGGGGCGGGCGTCGCTGCCCCCGCTTACGCCGCGGGCCTCGCTGCCGCCGTACAGCCCGCCCCTGTCCTGGTGGGCGGCATCCACCCCGGCCTCGCCTCCTACGGCCCAGCCAACATCGTCGTCGGGCCCGGCGGCTACAACCTCAACACCCCTGACGTAGCCGCCGCCAGAGCCGCCCACCTGACAGCCGTCGCCCAGACGAGGGCCCGCGACGCCGCCATCAACGGCGCCGCcctcgccgccgcctccgccgcagcCTACggcgcctacgccgcccccgctgtcGTCGCCGCCCCCGCTGTGGCTGCCGTCGCCCCTGCCTACGCTGCCCCCGCGGCTGTCGCCGCCCCTGGCCTGCTGGCCGGTCCTGGGGCTCTCGCTGCTCTCAAGGCCGCCTACCACGGCTAACAAGGCAGGGCAGTGGAATATGGTTCACCTGATCCCACTCAGTATGTTGATACCTCACAATCTGTGACTTCTGTACAAAAATGTGAAGAGCAGTAAATTATTTTTTGCACGAAAACATTTTGTTGTGTTTTACCGTCCATTGAGACACACACCATAAACTAGCTACAGTAAGGCCTCCTAAAGATTTCATTCTTCCAATGCAAATGCCTTTCCAGTATGAAAATTTTGTGCGTTTGATGTTCCAGAGCTTAGAAGTGTGTTATTTTCTAAATGACGTATTTTAGTACACCATGTGTTGCATGTAAAATACTTAGCTACCAGACTGCTACTTTGGTATAGTGGCATTGTCAGTGGTATCTGACACAGGGAACAAACGAACAAGTGTATACCACAACATAATATCCTTTTGCATACATAACATGAAAATATAAGGATACTTACAAACTGTGTGAATCTGTATCAGTTATAAAATGTCTGTGATGTTGAAATTGAACGggatccagaaaacagaattatgtAACCATGTCTTTGTGAGCACAACAGGATCCAACATCTGTACCACCTCTGCTATATACACGTCATTTGCATACATGTTATAGCTGTCAAACGCTAACCGATAATACTTCGTCATGCAGTAAGTGCGTGTCATAGACGGTTCTGGAAATGACATTAGACATAACaaataccggccgctgtggccgagcggttctaggcgcttcagtctggaaccgcgcgacagctgcggtcgtaggttcgaatcctgcctcgggcatggatgtgtgtgatgtccttaggttagttacgtttaagagttctaagttctcggggactgatgacctcagatattaagtcccatagtgctcagagccatttgaaccataacaaacGACGTGTAATATAGTCTCTTGGCCCCGAAAACTTATGTAGTGAGTGCACCTGACCCCTAGTTCTGAATGTGACATCAAAGATGAGAAGAGAATTGCAGTACAGACTCCGTGCCCCCTGCCGCGCGGAATTAGGCGAGCggtataggg
This window harbors:
- the LOC124606893 gene encoding cuticle protein 38-like, coding for MKFLIVLSAVVAVALAKPGFLGAGVAAPAYAAGLAAAVQPAPVLVGGIHPGLASYGPANIVVGPGGYNLNTPDVAAARAAHLTAVAQTRARDAAINGAALAAASAAAYGAYAAPAVVAAPAVAAVAPAYAAPAAVAAPGLLAGPGALAALKAAYHG